The following proteins are co-located in the Gloeocapsa sp. PCC 7428 genome:
- a CDS encoding energy-coupling factor ABC transporter ATP-binding protein produces the protein MAEFAIQVRDLYFSWSNGADVLKSCTLEVPQGEFWMLLGTNGSGKSTLLKLLAGLLTPTSGDRQVLAPVGFVFQNPDHQLVMPTVGADVAFGLVEERLSPTQVRHRVAEALAAVNLLELQRRPIYALSGGQKQRVAIAGAIARQSEVLLLDEPTALLDPDSQLDLVAQVRRLVKSRNLTALWVTHRLDELDYCDGAFLLEKGCVVDRGNPQRLKQRLMQVELAS, from the coding sequence ATGGCTGAATTTGCCATTCAGGTGCGCGATTTATACTTTAGTTGGTCTAACGGCGCAGATGTCTTAAAATCATGCACCTTAGAAGTTCCGCAGGGCGAGTTTTGGATGCTGCTAGGAACTAATGGTAGTGGAAAATCAACGCTTCTAAAACTCTTAGCAGGTCTATTAACTCCTACGTCGGGCGATCGCCAAGTTTTAGCGCCTGTGGGTTTTGTCTTTCAAAATCCTGACCACCAACTTGTCATGCCAACTGTTGGCGCTGATGTCGCTTTTGGGTTGGTAGAAGAAAGACTATCTCCAACTCAAGTCCGTCATCGCGTCGCTGAAGCGCTAGCAGCGGTAAATCTTTTAGAGTTACAGCGCCGACCAATCTATGCATTAAGTGGGGGACAAAAACAAAGAGTGGCGATCGCCGGCGCGATCGCGCGGCAAAGCGAAGTGCTACTGTTAGATGAACCAACAGCACTCCTCGATCCAGATAGCCAACTTGACTTAGTTGCACAAGTAAGACGGTTAGTTAAAAGCCGCAATTTAACAGCTTTGTGGGTAACGCATCGCTTAGATGAACTCGATTATTGCGATGGGGCGTTTCTGCTAGAAAAGGGCTGCGTAGTAGATCGTGGCAATCCTCAACGGCTTAAACAGCGTTTGATGCAAGTAGAATTAGCATCCTAA
- the psbD gene encoding photosystem II D2 protein (photosystem q(a) protein), which produces MTIAVGQATSRGWFDVVDDWLKRDRFVFIGWSGILLFPCAYMALGGWLTGTTFVTSWYTHGIASSYLEGCNFLTVAVSTPANSMGHSLLFLWGPEAQWDFTRWCQMGGLWTFVALHGAFALIGFMLRQFEIARLVGVRPYNALAFSAPIAVFVSVFLMYPLGQSGWFFAPSFGVAAIFRFLLFFQGFHNWTLNPFHMMGVAGVLGGALLCAIHGATVENTLFEDGDKANTFRAFNPTQAEETYSMVTANRFWSQIFGIAFSNKRWLHFFMLFVPVTGLWMSAVGVVGLALNLRAYDFVSQELRAAEDPEFETFYTKNILLNEGIRAWMAPQDQPHEHFQFPEEVLPRGNAL; this is translated from the coding sequence ATGACAATAGCAGTAGGACAGGCAACGAGTCGAGGATGGTTCGACGTCGTTGATGACTGGCTAAAACGAGATAGATTCGTATTCATCGGGTGGTCAGGAATATTACTATTTCCCTGCGCGTACATGGCGTTAGGGGGATGGCTAACCGGAACAACGTTTGTAACATCGTGGTACACGCACGGGATAGCGTCATCGTACTTAGAGGGATGCAACTTCTTAACGGTGGCAGTATCAACACCAGCAAACAGCATGGGACACTCATTGCTGTTCTTGTGGGGGCCAGAAGCGCAGTGGGACTTCACACGTTGGTGTCAAATGGGCGGATTATGGACATTCGTAGCATTACACGGCGCGTTTGCACTAATCGGGTTCATGCTACGGCAATTTGAGATAGCGCGGCTGGTGGGAGTACGTCCATACAACGCGTTAGCATTCAGCGCACCGATCGCAGTATTCGTCAGCGTATTCTTGATGTACCCGTTGGGACAATCAGGATGGTTCTTCGCACCCAGCTTTGGCGTAGCAGCGATCTTCCGCTTCTTGCTATTCTTCCAAGGATTCCACAACTGGACACTCAACCCCTTCCACATGATGGGAGTAGCAGGAGTCCTCGGTGGCGCGCTGTTGTGCGCGATTCACGGTGCGACAGTAGAAAACACGCTATTTGAAGACGGCGACAAAGCAAACACATTCCGCGCGTTCAACCCAACACAAGCGGAAGAAACGTACAGCATGGTGACGGCGAACCGCTTCTGGTCGCAGATTTTTGGAATTGCGTTTTCCAACAAGCGCTGGTTGCACTTTTTCATGTTGTTTGTGCCCGTCACCGGCTTGTGGATGAGTGCAGTCGGCGTTGTCGGCTTAGCGCTGAACTTGCGCGCGTATGACTTCGTGTCGCAAGAGTTACGTGCGGCAGAAGACCCCGAGTTCGAGACATTCTACACGAAAAACATTCTGCTCAACGAAGGTATTCGGGCTTGGATGGCTCCCCAAGACCAGCCTCACGAGCATTTCCAATTCCCTGAAGAAGTATTGCCTCGTGGTAACGCTTTGTAA
- a CDS encoding NYN domain-containing protein: MPRSSPQAVLLVDGYNIIGAWSCLKKIRDSNGLEASRWQLIEDLTNYSAYQGYITQVVFDAHYQNTCSNYEVITETLSVYYTNFGETADTYIEKVCAGFRPYLRGIEPNDTTNKNSKLPIYSRISRIIVATSDRAQQLTVVGYGAEWLSAAQLKFEVQTTACRVRREKTSARKPASRFLANSIDTKARQRLAEMRMGIKKT; this comes from the coding sequence ATGCCCCGTTCCTCACCACAAGCTGTCCTCCTTGTTGACGGCTATAATATAATTGGCGCTTGGTCTTGTCTAAAAAAGATACGAGATAGCAACGGACTAGAAGCGTCGCGTTGGCAATTAATCGAAGACTTAACAAATTACAGCGCCTATCAAGGTTATATTACTCAAGTCGTCTTTGATGCTCATTATCAAAATACCTGTAGTAACTACGAAGTCATTACAGAAACTTTGTCCGTTTACTACACAAATTTTGGTGAAACTGCTGATACATACATCGAAAAAGTGTGTGCAGGGTTTCGACCATATCTGCGCGGTATCGAGCCTAACGATACTACGAACAAAAATAGTAAACTACCAATCTACTCTCGCATTTCTCGCATAATTGTTGCTACATCCGATAGAGCACAGCAATTGACAGTAGTAGGTTATGGGGCAGAATGGTTGTCAGCAGCACAACTTAAGTTCGAGGTACAAACAACAGCTTGTAGAGTGCGCCGGGAAAAAACCTCGGCTAGAAAACCAGCTAGCCGTTTTTTAGCAAACTCTATAGACACTAAAGCGCGACAGCGTTTAGCAGAAATGAGAATGGGGATAAAAAAGACCTAA